In a genomic window of Myxococcales bacterium:
- a CDS encoding YkgJ family cysteine cluster protein gives MTPRRLAIYVEADRLAGAVAAATGLACPTGCGACCVGAPPHVSEADVAPIARAAVAAGEGEALLDRATAIGAGPCALYAPAQLPGGCTVYAQRPIVCRLFGFAAVRDKRGAPELAMCREHAAIDPTARARVAAYLAAGGEVAIFADLQGEAHDDGGAGLRPINLALAAALERELLRARYR, from the coding sequence GTGACGCCGCGCCGCCTGGCGATCTACGTCGAGGCCGACCGCCTCGCCGGCGCGGTCGCCGCGGCCACCGGCCTGGCGTGCCCGACCGGGTGCGGCGCCTGCTGCGTGGGCGCGCCGCCGCACGTCAGCGAGGCCGACGTGGCGCCGATCGCCCGGGCCGCGGTGGCGGCGGGCGAGGGCGAGGCGCTGCTCGATCGCGCGACCGCGATCGGCGCCGGGCCGTGCGCGCTCTACGCCCCGGCGCAGCTGCCCGGCGGCTGCACCGTCTACGCGCAGCGGCCGATCGTGTGCCGGTTGTTCGGGTTCGCGGCGGTGCGCGACAAGCGCGGCGCGCCCGAGCTGGCGATGTGCCGCGAGCACGCCGCGATCGATCCCACCGCGCGGGCCCGGGTCGCGGCGTACCTGGCGGCCGGCGGCGAGGTCGCGATCTTCGCGGACCTGCAGGGCGAGGCCCACGACGACGGCGGCGCGGGCCTGCGGCCGATCAACCTGGCGCTCGCCGCCGCGCTCGAGCGCGAGCTCTTGCGGGCGCGCTACCGCTGA
- a CDS encoding glycosyltransferase family 39 protein, with amino-acid sequence MTWRARLTPWAIALALVALVLIARAAWVTPPLARLATVPTSPSDPPGTIARTGSLHLARGGPFVVGFASPGPARLELEGRPPIVGRGVITARIQLAAGAIGLRFAAPPGARLVWHPPGRRGDPEYVPASSLAPEPPALARFDHPGAARGDAAAAWAILLVVVATALWTARARLRATPRALLGATLAVFALAALARLWDLGAAGQTWDEDTYWSAGRNYVQNLVRGDFDDAAWRWNYEHPPVTKYLAGLGGLWSDGYGGARALSALVMALGCALLVPIGRRLASLRVGVGAGVIAALSPHLIAHGQIVGHEAPSVAVWALAWWASLRVWDGGARGRALELRLALVGVILGVGLMTRFVNGLAAPAIGLTILITAPAEARARAVALGLAIIPAVAVLTAIVLWPRLWQHPIAHTVEAWHKLKGTHSGEPFLGAITATPPRWYFLPYLGATTPLVILIAAVGGLGVWAQRARRSLAIVAVWLLAPLVVALSPVRQDGIRYVLPMLLPIALAAAVGVDALATWLAARARRWAAPAVAAAVAIYLIVTCARIHPYYLDYYGEQVGGTAAVARARRFEVAWWGEGLGEAIGYVNRHARPGDRVHRRCVEPAHLTWFRGDLWEPVDDPRQAAWIVHYQPSWRPCPIPPDARRVLRVEAGGAPLVDVYQRGGA; translated from the coding sequence ATGACCTGGCGCGCGCGGCTGACGCCGTGGGCGATCGCGCTGGCGCTGGTGGCGCTGGTGCTGATCGCGCGCGCGGCCTGGGTGACGCCGCCGCTGGCGCGCCTGGCGACGGTGCCGACCTCGCCCAGCGATCCGCCGGGCACGATCGCGCGCACCGGCAGCCTGCACCTGGCCCGGGGCGGACCGTTCGTGGTCGGGTTCGCGTCCCCGGGGCCGGCCCGGCTGGAGCTCGAGGGCCGGCCGCCGATCGTCGGGCGCGGCGTGATCACCGCGCGCATCCAGCTCGCGGCCGGGGCGATCGGCCTGCGCTTCGCGGCGCCGCCGGGCGCGCGGCTGGTGTGGCACCCGCCCGGACGCCGCGGCGATCCCGAGTACGTGCCGGCCTCGTCGCTGGCGCCCGAGCCGCCGGCGCTGGCGCGGTTCGATCACCCCGGCGCCGCGCGCGGGGACGCGGCGGCGGCCTGGGCGATCCTGCTCGTCGTCGTGGCCACGGCGCTGTGGACCGCGCGGGCACGGCTGCGGGCCACGCCGCGGGCGCTGCTGGGCGCGACGCTGGCGGTGTTCGCGCTCGCGGCGCTGGCGCGGCTGTGGGATCTCGGCGCCGCCGGCCAGACCTGGGACGAGGACACCTACTGGTCCGCCGGGCGCAACTACGTCCAGAACCTCGTGCGCGGCGACTTCGACGACGCCGCGTGGCGCTGGAACTACGAGCACCCGCCGGTGACCAAGTACCTCGCCGGGCTCGGCGGCCTGTGGAGCGACGGCTACGGCGGCGCGCGCGCGCTGTCGGCGCTGGTGATGGCGCTCGGGTGCGCGCTGCTGGTGCCGATCGGTCGGCGCCTGGCCAGCCTGCGGGTCGGCGTCGGCGCGGGCGTCATCGCCGCGCTGTCGCCGCACCTGATCGCCCACGGCCAGATCGTCGGGCACGAGGCGCCGTCGGTCGCGGTCTGGGCGCTGGCGTGGTGGGCGTCCTTGCGGGTCTGGGACGGCGGCGCTCGCGGCCGCGCGCTCGAGCTCCGGCTGGCGCTGGTCGGCGTCATCCTCGGCGTCGGCCTGATGACCCGCTTCGTCAACGGCCTGGCCGCGCCGGCCATCGGCCTGACGATCTTGATCACCGCGCCGGCCGAGGCCCGCGCGCGCGCGGTCGCGCTGGGCCTGGCGATCATCCCGGCGGTGGCGGTGCTCACCGCGATCGTGCTGTGGCCGCGGCTGTGGCAGCACCCGATCGCGCACACCGTCGAGGCCTGGCACAAGCTCAAGGGCACGCACAGCGGTGAGCCGTTCCTGGGCGCGATCACCGCGACGCCGCCGCGCTGGTACTTCCTGCCGTACCTGGGCGCGACCACGCCGCTGGTGATCCTGATCGCCGCGGTCGGCGGCCTCGGGGTCTGGGCCCAGCGCGCGCGCCGGTCGCTCGCGATCGTCGCGGTGTGGTTGCTCGCGCCGCTGGTGGTGGCGCTGTCGCCGGTGCGCCAGGACGGCATCCGCTACGTGCTGCCGATGCTCCTGCCGATCGCGCTCGCGGCCGCGGTCGGCGTCGACGCGCTCGCCACCTGGCTGGCGGCCCGCGCTCGACGGTGGGCGGCGCCGGCGGTGGCGGCCGCGGTGGCGATCTACCTGATCGTGACCTGCGCGCGGATCCATCCGTACTACCTCGACTACTACGGCGAGCAGGTCGGCGGCACCGCCGCGGTCGCGCGCGCCCGCCGGTTCGAGGTCGCGTGGTGGGGTGAGGGCCTCGGCGAGGCCATCGGCTACGTCAACCGCCACGCGCGGCCCGGCGATCGGGTCCACCGCCGGTGCGTCGAGCCCGCGCACCTGACCTGGTTCCGGGGCGACCTGTGGGAGCCGGTCGACGATCCGCGCCAGGCGGCGTGGATCGTCCACTACCAGCCGAGCTGGCGGCCGTGTCCGATCCCGCCCGACGCGCGGCGGGTGCTGCGGGTCGAGGCCGGCGGCGCGCCGCTGGTCGACGTCTACCAGCGCGGTGGCGCGTGA